One genomic region from Cardinium endosymbiont of Dermatophagoides farinae encodes:
- a CDS encoding DUF2867 domain-containing protein, protein MQHKLAKSPRNTPKEVDGSVKTERSTQNSLKCKIDHKLTHYWWTHAEAQYTRYTFLGQTHHGYALANTQKWKGMQWQFSLKSIYFKTQNYATRLYFYFIHPIHYIVAPSFSPTMAMA, encoded by the coding sequence ATGCAGCATAAGTTAGCTAAAAGTCCACGCAATACACCTAAAGAGGTAGATGGTAGTGTAAAAACTGAGCGATCTACTCAAAATAGTTTGAAGTGCAAGATAGACCATAAGCTTACCCATTATTGGTGGACCCATGCAGAAGCGCAATACACCCGTTATACTTTTTTAGGGCAAACCCATCATGGCTATGCACTCGCCAACACCCAAAAATGGAAAGGAATGCAATGGCAGTTTTCACTCAAATCAATCTATTTTAAAACCCAAAATTATGCTACTAGACTATACTTTTATTTTATACACCCAATCCATTATATAGTGGCACCCAGTTTCAGCCCTACTATGGCAATGGCATAG
- a CDS encoding phospholipase D family protein → MTHTWVKLVGTAIITLSSLLVNYTACHTSNPADLYVQAWFTPQDPCIDLIVAKILSAKTSILVQAYVITSYDIAKALIQAHQNRVKVQLLIDKDAQTTKGSKVGLLLRHGIPIIIDKTVGYAHNKVMIIDDAYVITGSFNWTHGAQTRNAENLLIITGEKINRQFKNNWYLRAAAGQRLRIG, encoded by the coding sequence ATGACCCATACTTGGGTTAAGCTTGTAGGAACTGCTATCATTACCCTTAGCAGTTTATTGGTCAATTATACCGCTTGCCATACCTCCAATCCAGCTGATCTGTACGTACAAGCCTGGTTTACACCACAGGACCCTTGTATCGATCTTATCGTGGCTAAGATTCTATCTGCCAAAACATCAATTCTTGTCCAAGCTTATGTGATAACCTCTTATGATATTGCAAAAGCACTGATACAGGCGCATCAAAATAGGGTAAAGGTTCAATTGTTAATAGACAAAGATGCGCAGACTACAAAAGGAAGTAAAGTTGGTTTATTGTTGCGACATGGTATTCCCATTATAATTGATAAAACAGTTGGTTATGCACATAATAAAGTCATGATTATTGATGATGCATATGTGATTACAGGCTCTTTTAATTGGACACATGGTGCACAAACTAGAAATGCAGAAAACCTGCTGATCATAACAGGGGAAAAAATCAATAGACAGTTTAAAAATAATTGGTATCTAAGAGCTGCAGCTGGACAACGGTTAAGGATAGGGTAG
- a CDS encoding DNA-3-methyladenine glycosylase, giving the protein MILNRAFFAQDTNTVSIHLIGKLLCFHNFQGIITETESYIGADDPACHAAKGMTKRTKVMFGSAGFSYVYFIYGRYYCLNIVTEALNFPAATLIRGIQLIHPPYTYLDGPGKLCQFLGINVAHNAINVTESNALYIKDIGCALAYTSTPRIGISKGLDKMWRYVVTDKSCITAILPKIADIASLE; this is encoded by the coding sequence ATGATTTTAAATAGAGCTTTTTTTGCACAGGATACCAATACGGTTAGCATCCATTTAATTGGCAAGCTGTTGTGTTTTCATAACTTTCAGGGCATCATTACGGAAACAGAGAGTTATATTGGTGCAGACGATCCTGCTTGCCATGCGGCTAAAGGTATGACAAAAAGAACCAAAGTAATGTTTGGCTCGGCTGGGTTTAGTTATGTATATTTTATATATGGCAGGTATTATTGCTTGAATATTGTTACAGAAGCTTTAAACTTCCCAGCGGCTACACTGATCAGGGGCATACAATTGATTCATCCGCCTTATACTTACCTAGATGGTCCAGGTAAGCTTTGCCAGTTTTTAGGTATTAATGTAGCCCATAATGCAATTAATGTAACCGAATCAAATGCATTGTATATTAAAGACATAGGTTGCGCGTTAGCCTATACATCAACACCTAGAATAGGGATTTCAAAAGGTTTAGATAAAATGTGGCGTTACGTTGTTACGGATAAAAGTTGCATAACCGCTATATTACCTAAGATAGCCGATATTGCTAGCCTGGAATAG
- a CDS encoding contractile injection system tape measure protein — protein sequence MPRKNHHIILRSRIEVTIDQHSENSILQHTIHKAIQQRIIPILSKLFSQHVPEDVVIHLDKLVIDGGRLHLSTLGKQLPCQVEQVLTVKIKEAIKKVMDNPTADQVIPLPDAKRQAIAHYLSEGHFAWWMTERSERQIEKIYLELLHHTPLQIEQLWNNLSKKEKAAQRCIALFSKATVAHTLACLLKQPIASFRPILAETGLLLHHTKILTNLLYTPEEQLLSMALLGIINQQRSKVDRMGFLSMLLKQVAMQTSISYETILEKLHTHYGQHEEKSLDDPTTKALVFQLRDLVVTPPKRWYQDVQSQEKVLKELDKIGNNTIAFHQLPAAISDMKTAMDKPNIRLLVKSWLQEAHNREKLVKNLPDRLFVPFLASIDSSIVSIFSDFIQIATAATATTAPACAIKAITLAYCAFAYGKNAYLKEMQSLFRKYIANRTIGKQQFVTLLTTQSYHPAVKGIMGPLVATAALPSTPLKKTQDGTIHPKLGTTHQDELLNRAINQPILPSSFVHSIEALVMALLETTPCQVGMDSVRNILLTAAKADSPITGRNI from the coding sequence ATGCCTAGAAAAAACCATCATATTATTTTACGTAGTCGCATTGAAGTGACTATTGATCAGCACAGTGAAAATAGTATCCTCCAACATACCATTCATAAAGCCATCCAGCAACGGATTATTCCTATCCTATCCAAGCTCTTTTCTCAACATGTTCCAGAGGATGTAGTCATTCATTTAGACAAACTGGTCATAGATGGAGGTCGCTTACATCTTTCTACCCTTGGCAAGCAACTACCCTGCCAGGTAGAACAGGTGTTAACGGTTAAGATAAAAGAAGCGATTAAAAAGGTGATGGATAACCCTACCGCAGACCAAGTAATACCACTACCAGATGCAAAACGGCAAGCTATAGCACACTATCTATCAGAAGGTCATTTTGCTTGGTGGATGACCGAGCGTTCTGAAAGGCAAATTGAAAAGATCTATTTAGAGTTGCTCCACCATACGCCTTTGCAGATAGAACAGCTTTGGAATAATCTAAGCAAAAAAGAAAAAGCTGCTCAACGTTGTATTGCACTTTTTTCCAAGGCTACTGTAGCACATACACTTGCGTGCTTATTGAAGCAGCCTATCGCATCCTTTAGACCTATTTTAGCTGAAACAGGGTTATTGTTACATCATACCAAGATTTTAACCAATCTGTTGTACACACCAGAAGAGCAGTTGCTTTCAATGGCCCTATTGGGCATCATCAACCAGCAAAGATCCAAAGTAGACCGCATGGGTTTTTTAAGCATGCTCCTTAAACAAGTAGCCATGCAAACTTCAATAAGCTATGAAACAATTCTAGAAAAACTACACACGCACTATGGGCAACATGAGGAAAAATCTTTAGATGATCCAACCACTAAAGCCTTAGTATTTCAGTTGCGCGACTTGGTTGTAACGCCACCAAAACGCTGGTATCAAGATGTTCAAAGCCAAGAAAAGGTATTAAAAGAATTGGACAAAATAGGCAACAACACCATAGCGTTCCATCAACTGCCAGCGGCCATCAGTGACATGAAAACCGCAATGGACAAACCCAACATACGTCTCCTAGTAAAAAGTTGGCTGCAAGAAGCACACAATAGGGAAAAGTTGGTTAAAAACTTGCCTGATAGGCTCTTTGTGCCATTTTTAGCATCTATAGATTCTTCTATAGTATCTATATTTTCTGATTTTATCCAGATTGCAACGGCTGCTACTGCTACCACCGCACCCGCTTGCGCCATTAAAGCGATTACGTTAGCCTATTGTGCCTTTGCGTATGGAAAAAACGCCTACCTTAAAGAGATGCAATCATTATTCAGAAAATATATTGCCAATCGTACCATTGGCAAGCAACAGTTCGTAACACTGCTTACCACGCAATCCTATCACCCAGCCGTAAAAGGTATAATGGGCCCATTGGTAGCTACAGCAGCTCTTCCATCAACTCCTCTTAAAAAAACGCAAGATGGCACCATCCATCCGAAATTAGGGACTACTCATCAAGATGAGCTATTGAATCGTGCAATCAATCAGCCTATCCTACCATCGAGCTTTGTACACAGCATAGAAGCACTGGTCATGGCATTGCTTGAGACTACTCCATGTCAGGTTGGCATGGATTCGGTGCGCAATATTTTACTTACCGCAGCAAAGGCAGATTCACCTATTACGGGGAGGAATATATAG
- a CDS encoding contractile injection system tape measure protein: protein MSGWHGFGAQYFTYRSKGRFTYYGEEYIARVVAYLAPYTPFSAHILSAKLSNIARQVADPDLAEGFAGLAPTNHSTTHLDDKLISESPLADVVDFLLYNALPKDQLVPAYVIAKRLEDATPDQIRDQLTPLCQEVAILKKLIQHATASTLAKLFQAFIPFPGALLNRLEKVVIASKVLQNSQEEVNIRSIKEIFIAAAIMHTPSTTPQAYIARILLHLSAAVACRPITLSDQLIDAANQAADDYLVARFSLLKEQLAPLDLNTIDGVDLMLLSTHETLDKALLPLYYNRLLPAIKDRVQRSVALSQSELNQLVAQHLPTTSKPLQETISIALYKQISQTLQSNKERVAQRWHLFLHTGKLENYADGTALLNDVIAHLPTFSLAQDKAHVRQRLIANFTHTQLMLLVQRHSEVGKTLGDFIQGSYQLWCATQGVLSGQSSTKNLFWDSVLKTLPQASIAKDDWLVQITTEWSNLLEITPTTLLATFQLLDTTGIPEALTGSLHLLQRKYQQGIQEQAIQRGYKAPVLTKLYLLLNGNLSLFDQQYHTDMPILGKQLIQFIADQPLALSKFLAAQSNHQLVARRMVYYFSQEVATKIIACLAKDKAQFISHYLNLLSNPLQQTAIAFDHPSTWQKELYISTIYYLITKKQFEESDFVHSTLLTICYTKETIYKVITSIMATGATNQEAAKMITLLKPVIKAINKPTIDSPALGHHRLEERAVTNQKAPSSNIPEEEVRVYTKNTGLVFLWPFLYDFFKVHNLMIGNQFFCAQAAHNAVYLLQYLVTGKLKSPEWQLTLPKLLCGLSYDEVLLPYRPIDENYDAQEAIEAIEAESSKHTQAEAAMATGASIASSDMESIACNNQLLIEKVIKRWKSLTKLKAIASYQDATTEHILINYFLNRLGILTRQDGDDATQSKFWHLTLMHQDYDNENLLPPWSMTSIKLPWMQEAIVLFWIPG, encoded by the coding sequence ATGTCAGGTTGGCATGGATTCGGTGCGCAATATTTTACTTACCGCAGCAAAGGCAGATTCACCTATTACGGGGAGGAATATATAGCACGTGTGGTAGCCTACCTTGCTCCCTATACGCCATTTTCTGCTCATATACTATCTGCTAAGCTATCCAATATCGCGCGGCAGGTAGCAGATCCAGATCTAGCAGAAGGTTTTGCTGGTTTGGCACCAACAAACCATTCCACGACCCACTTAGATGACAAGCTGATCTCAGAAAGCCCACTAGCTGATGTAGTTGATTTCCTGCTTTATAATGCATTGCCAAAGGATCAGTTGGTACCTGCCTATGTAATAGCCAAACGTTTGGAAGATGCAACACCCGACCAAATACGCGATCAGTTAACGCCTTTATGCCAAGAAGTGGCCATCTTAAAAAAGTTAATACAACATGCCACAGCGTCTACTTTAGCCAAGCTATTTCAGGCTTTTATTCCTTTTCCTGGTGCGCTACTGAATCGATTAGAAAAGGTAGTGATTGCCTCAAAAGTCCTCCAGAACAGCCAAGAAGAAGTCAATATCCGTTCAATCAAAGAAATTTTTATTGCAGCTGCGATTATGCATACCCCATCTACTACGCCACAAGCATATATAGCGCGTATATTGCTCCACCTTAGCGCAGCGGTTGCATGTCGCCCAATCACTTTATCTGATCAATTAATAGATGCAGCCAACCAAGCAGCCGATGACTATCTAGTAGCGAGATTTTCCTTACTCAAGGAGCAGCTAGCGCCACTCGACCTGAATACAATAGATGGAGTAGATCTTATGTTGCTCTCTACACACGAAACATTAGACAAAGCACTTTTGCCACTTTACTATAATAGGTTACTACCAGCTATTAAAGATAGGGTACAACGATCTGTTGCGCTATCTCAATCAGAGCTTAACCAATTGGTTGCACAGCATTTACCAACTACCTCCAAACCATTACAGGAAACGATCAGCATAGCCCTCTACAAGCAGATTAGCCAAACCCTGCAAAGCAACAAAGAACGCGTTGCACAAAGATGGCATCTTTTTTTACATACCGGTAAGCTTGAGAATTATGCAGATGGAACTGCCTTATTAAATGATGTGATCGCCCACCTTCCTACTTTTTCCTTAGCACAAGATAAAGCACATGTACGTCAACGGCTTATTGCAAACTTTACCCATACACAACTGATGCTATTGGTTCAAAGGCATAGTGAAGTCGGCAAAACGTTAGGAGACTTTATACAAGGAAGCTATCAATTGTGGTGTGCCACACAAGGTGTATTAAGCGGGCAAAGTAGTACTAAAAATTTATTTTGGGATAGTGTCTTGAAAACGCTACCGCAAGCATCCATTGCTAAAGATGATTGGCTTGTACAAATCACTACCGAATGGAGTAACCTTTTAGAGATTACACCCACTACCTTACTGGCAACTTTTCAACTCCTGGATACCACTGGGATACCGGAAGCATTAACGGGTTCATTGCATCTACTACAAAGAAAATACCAGCAAGGGATTCAAGAACAAGCCATACAACGTGGCTATAAAGCACCTGTTTTAACCAAGCTCTATCTATTGCTCAATGGTAATTTATCCCTTTTTGATCAGCAATACCATACAGACATGCCTATATTAGGCAAGCAACTGATTCAGTTTATAGCAGACCAACCATTGGCCTTATCAAAGTTTCTAGCAGCGCAAAGCAATCATCAATTGGTAGCCAGACGCATGGTATATTACTTTAGCCAAGAAGTTGCTACAAAAATTATAGCCTGTTTGGCAAAAGATAAAGCCCAATTTATAAGCCATTACCTAAATCTATTAAGTAATCCATTGCAACAGACAGCCATAGCGTTCGATCATCCCTCAACATGGCAAAAAGAACTCTACATCTCTACTATATATTATTTGATTACAAAAAAGCAATTTGAAGAAAGCGACTTTGTACACAGCACCTTGTTGACCATTTGTTATACTAAAGAAACCATTTACAAAGTGATTACCTCAATTATGGCTACAGGAGCAACTAATCAAGAAGCAGCCAAAATGATCACCTTGCTCAAGCCAGTGATAAAAGCAATCAACAAACCTACCATTGATAGCCCAGCTTTAGGACATCATCGATTAGAAGAACGAGCAGTAACCAATCAAAAAGCACCATCCTCTAATATACCAGAAGAAGAGGTCCGGGTCTATACCAAAAATACTGGATTGGTTTTTTTATGGCCCTTTTTGTATGATTTTTTTAAGGTGCATAATCTTATGATTGGCAACCAATTTTTTTGTGCCCAAGCAGCCCATAATGCAGTTTATCTCTTACAATACTTAGTTACCGGCAAGCTAAAGAGTCCAGAATGGCAGCTTACCCTTCCCAAACTACTTTGTGGATTATCCTATGATGAAGTATTGCTACCCTATAGACCTATAGATGAAAATTATGATGCTCAAGAAGCAATAGAAGCAATAGAAGCTGAGTCATCAAAACACACTCAAGCGGAGGCAGCAATGGCAACAGGTGCATCAATAGCTAGTAGCGATATGGAAAGCATCGCATGCAATAACCAATTGCTTATTGAAAAAGTAATCAAACGCTGGAAAAGTTTAACAAAGCTCAAAGCTATCGCTTCATATCAAGATGCCACTACTGAGCATATTTTGATAAATTATTTTTTAAATAGGCTAGGTATTCTGACTAGACAGGATGGTGATGATGCTACCCAAAGCAAGTTTTGGCATTTAACCCTTATGCATCAGGACTACGATAACGAAAATTTACTTCCTCCCTGGTCTATGACCAGTATTAAATTACCTTGGATGCAAGAAGCAATTGTTTTGTTTTGGATCCCTGGGTAA
- a CDS encoding PD-(D/E)XK nuclease domain-containing protein → MLVILTFQTSNLSLDSDLYDCIVVLPNQEIRRLYNRFFKEWLSSKFADQCVYNAFLEHLVVGAVPLFVEELSLFLRQSASCFDTQFSRKSEGFYHGFVLAMLASLGRTHYIRSNRESGFGRYDVLIIPKDGLKALLLEFKQVRKEEELETAAKLALDQIQAQAYHTELLQHPHVQEVLACGIAFSGKSVVAAYATYNLINKQASDIILTSKYNQEEGYE, encoded by the coding sequence TTGCTGGTTATTTTAACCTTTCAAACAAGTAACCTAAGTTTAGATAGTGATTTATACGATTGTATCGTTGTGCTTCCCAATCAGGAAATACGTAGACTCTACAATAGATTCTTTAAAGAATGGTTGAGTAGTAAATTTGCTGATCAATGTGTTTATAACGCTTTTTTGGAACATTTAGTAGTTGGGGCAGTTCCTCTTTTTGTGGAAGAACTAAGCTTATTTTTACGGCAAAGTGCTAGTTGTTTTGATACACAATTTTCTAGAAAATCAGAAGGATTTTATCATGGTTTTGTTTTAGCAATGCTGGCCAGTTTAGGTAGAACCCATTATATACGCTCGAATCGAGAAAGCGGCTTTGGAAGATATGATGTATTAATCATTCCTAAAGATGGTCTAAAAGCGCTGCTACTGGAATTTAAGCAGGTACGTAAAGAAGAAGAATTGGAAACTGCGGCTAAACTTGCCTTAGATCAAATACAAGCACAAGCCTATCATACGGAATTATTGCAGCATCCTCATGTACAAGAAGTTCTAGCATGCGGTATTGCTTTCTCTGGAAAGTCAGTTGTAGCTGCTTACGCTACCTATAACCTGATTAATAAACAGGCTAGCGATATTATTCTAACGAGTAAATATAACCAAGAAGAGGGATACGAATAG
- a CDS encoding AAA family ATPase, giving the protein MRVSKDSMLSGLNNLETYTLLDEAYSSHFGFSETEVSALFKAKDLPTSMEEVRNWYNGYKVGNLVMYNPWSIISCINGSGRFDVYWVNTGNNDLIKQLLLSASDSIKRQFEQLMQNKALTVPVDKHIAFDLLDRDENSFMEFTFICWLF; this is encoded by the coding sequence TTGCGTGTTTCTAAAGACAGCATGCTCTCTGGTTTGAATAACCTAGAGACCTATACCTTACTAGATGAAGCCTATAGTTCCCATTTTGGTTTTAGTGAAACAGAAGTTTCCGCTCTATTTAAAGCAAAAGATTTGCCTACTTCTATGGAAGAAGTAAGAAATTGGTACAATGGTTATAAGGTAGGGAACTTAGTTATGTATAATCCATGGTCTATTATTTCTTGTATCAATGGATCAGGTCGTTTTGATGTCTATTGGGTGAATACGGGTAACAATGATTTAATTAAACAATTGCTACTATCAGCTAGTGATAGTATTAAAAGGCAATTTGAACAATTAATGCAAAACAAAGCTTTAACTGTTCCTGTAGACAAACACATTGCTTTTGATCTATTGGATAGGGACGAAAACAGCTTTATGGAGTTTACTTTTATTTGCTGGTTATTTTAA
- a CDS encoding AAA family ATPase: MKKLPIGVSNFQELVQGDYLFCDKTAMLSEFLSKGDKVTLIARPRRWGKTLNMSMLQHFFASEVNGVITAGLFDDLAIGKLESGRYIRKHQGKYPVIMISFKDVNAGDFQGAYNVVYELILEIYSFYPYLFTSDKINALQLEQLHVIRNRQANQQALEKSLKLLSQCLYEHHGRKVYILIDEYDTPLNKAYGNKPYLDAMVAFMRNLFSACLKRQYYTRKRCFNRHIACF, encoded by the coding sequence ATGAAAAAATTACCGATTGGAGTTAGTAACTTTCAAGAGTTAGTACAAGGAGATTATCTTTTTTGCGATAAGACAGCTATGCTTTCTGAATTTTTGAGCAAAGGAGATAAGGTTACCTTAATTGCACGCCCTCGCCGTTGGGGCAAGACACTCAATATGTCTATGTTGCAACACTTTTTTGCCTCAGAAGTGAATGGGGTCATTACAGCAGGTTTATTTGATGATTTAGCAATCGGAAAGCTAGAAAGTGGTAGGTACATTAGGAAACATCAAGGAAAGTACCCTGTTATTATGATCAGCTTTAAAGATGTTAATGCAGGTGATTTTCAAGGGGCTTATAATGTGGTTTATGAGTTGATACTAGAAATTTATAGCTTCTACCCTTATTTATTTACAAGTGATAAAATCAATGCGTTACAGTTAGAGCAACTGCATGTTATTCGGAATCGGCAAGCCAATCAACAAGCATTAGAAAAATCCTTAAAACTTCTTAGTCAGTGTCTTTATGAACACCATGGCCGGAAGGTTTATATTCTAATAGATGAATATGATACGCCACTCAATAAAGCTTATGGCAATAAGCCATACTTGGACGCTATGGTCGCATTTATGCGTAACCTATTTAGTGCTTGCCTTAAAAGACAATACTACACTAGAAAGAGGTGTTTTAACAGGCATATTGCGTGTTTCTAA
- a CDS encoding HD domain-containing protein, with protein sequence MVCDINQVVYLLAQAVLRVGNIAHSSTKIVRVQLSPTVLQFKKADAIDNSYPTYMDFLATALVISQHATSFESLPAVKEVYDGLIDGMSPKGKQEAHPSIDLQMQTMSTIIGAHYGYLEFPVDSKQPGILLVLPNDVTQIFSKMTAALPLDSLTLDTPVTPQEQANSMMILMQFHDYVCKVSHQDDPIDVKTIAGLLLLLRKHFGCKRHASGQLFYVRAVGIVKLVVEWVFHSPKVIYASLLYELVRRTCLPLSYVKEHYNLGVYAFVLNVIGIDKRKELDHPSLIYVQNRLEQAIKEEHVQLSVLFIKLAERLYDLRHAAGYAYLPEVAHMAQETLAIDVQIANTYLGPAIGMALEKAANQALEIIHTNKEEKNS encoded by the coding sequence ATGGTATGTGATATTAACCAAGTCGTTTATCTATTGGCTCAGGCCGTTTTACGAGTTGGTAATATAGCTCACTCTAGTACAAAAATTGTGCGTGTACAACTGTCTCCTACTGTTTTGCAATTTAAGAAAGCTGATGCTATTGATAACAGCTATCCTACCTATATGGATTTTTTAGCCACTGCTTTGGTTATAAGTCAGCATGCTACTTCTTTTGAGTCCCTTCCTGCAGTAAAGGAGGTCTATGATGGTCTAATAGATGGTATGAGCCCTAAAGGGAAACAGGAAGCGCATCCATCAATAGATCTTCAGATGCAAACTATGTCCACTATTATTGGAGCACACTATGGCTATTTGGAATTTCCTGTTGATAGTAAACAACCTGGTATTCTATTGGTACTTCCTAATGATGTTACTCAAATATTTAGTAAGATGACGGCAGCTCTACCACTAGATTCCTTAACCTTAGATACGCCTGTTACCCCCCAGGAACAAGCTAATTCGATGATGATATTAATGCAATTCCATGATTATGTCTGTAAAGTCTCTCATCAAGATGATCCCATCGATGTAAAAACGATTGCAGGTTTGCTTTTATTGTTGCGGAAACACTTTGGATGTAAACGGCATGCTTCTGGTCAATTGTTTTATGTACGAGCAGTAGGTATTGTAAAATTAGTGGTAGAATGGGTTTTTCACTCACCTAAAGTGATTTATGCTTCGTTGCTCTATGAGTTGGTGCGTCGTACCTGCTTGCCACTTTCTTATGTGAAGGAACATTATAATTTAGGAGTATATGCTTTTGTATTGAATGTGATAGGTATAGATAAACGAAAGGAGCTAGACCATCCTTCGTTGATTTATGTGCAAAACCGTTTGGAACAAGCGATCAAAGAAGAGCACGTACAGCTTTCCGTTCTTTTTATTAAACTGGCTGAAAGACTCTATGACCTACGTCATGCAGCAGGTTATGCTTATCTACCAGAAGTAGCCCATATGGCGCAAGAAACCTTGGCTATAGATGTGCAGATAGCCAATACATACTTAGGCCCAGCTATAGGAATGGCCTTAGAAAAGGCAGCTAATCAGGCATTAGAGATTATTCATACTAACAAAGAAGAAAAAAATAGTTAG
- a CDS encoding sodium:solute symporter family protein — protein MEHLSLPETIGSIHGQYARIITGISSVCSAIAVIAIQINVISVTISSIFPYNSYIITILATLILIFYSTLGGIRSVTFTDVLQFITFTIIIPLVAWFMFLNTEKSILEIIYFLKDQEKFRFNNLFQCNIKLISLFFLLLSYLVGYTKEPTIMQRIYMASDPTQACKVFKISTICHYLIKVLIILISLFVFVKEPHLPLNKVWNYIPTHVPPALNGFIAISLLAMTMSTADSHINNCAVITSYDILEKIIPNKLRPINHLKIVKWSSLIIGLLAMILTFYCNSLLTLLKYSLNFSIPITVAPFVLAVFGFRGTSRTALIGMATGVLTILAWNKWVEPDTGIDGSFISMLANGLAMMVAHYFLKQPKSAGWVGPDDTLKQIQQEKARKKAEWKEKIKKSWTNKKKHFG, from the coding sequence ATGGAACATTTATCCCTTCCAGAAACAATTGGTAGCATACATGGACAATATGCCCGTATTATTACAGGTATATCTTCTGTTTGTAGTGCTATAGCGGTTATTGCTATTCAAATCAATGTTATATCAGTAACCATCAGTAGTATCTTTCCATACAACTCATATATTATTACTATTTTAGCTACTTTAATACTTATTTTCTATTCCACACTAGGTGGTATTCGTTCAGTCACCTTTACTGATGTATTACAGTTTATAACATTTACTATTATTATCCCACTAGTAGCTTGGTTTATGTTTCTCAACACTGAGAAATCTATCTTGGAAATTATATATTTTCTGAAGGATCAAGAAAAATTTCGGTTTAATAATTTATTTCAGTGTAATATTAAATTAATAAGTTTATTTTTTCTCTTGCTTAGTTATTTAGTAGGATATACGAAAGAGCCCACCATTATGCAAAGGATCTATATGGCTTCAGATCCTACTCAGGCTTGCAAGGTTTTTAAGATATCTACTATTTGCCATTACCTTATAAAGGTACTGATCATTTTAATCAGCCTATTTGTCTTTGTAAAAGAGCCACATCTTCCCCTAAATAAAGTTTGGAACTATATACCAACTCATGTACCTCCTGCTCTTAACGGATTTATTGCTATCAGTCTATTGGCCATGACGATGTCTACGGCTGATTCACATATAAATAATTGTGCAGTCATAACTAGTTACGATATTTTAGAAAAAATCATACCAAATAAATTACGTCCTATTAATCACCTTAAAATAGTTAAATGGAGTAGCCTAATAATAGGTTTATTAGCTATGATATTAACTTTTTATTGTAATAGTCTTTTAACTTTATTAAAGTACAGCTTAAATTTTTCTATTCCTATAACCGTTGCCCCATTTGTCTTAGCTGTTTTTGGTTTTCGTGGCACTTCCCGTACCGCTTTGATCGGGATGGCAACAGGTGTATTAACTATTTTAGCTTGGAACAAATGGGTTGAGCCTGATACCGGAATAGATGGTTCTTTCATTTCTATGTTGGCCAATGGCTTAGCTATGATGGTCGCTCACTATTTTCTAAAACAGCCAAAAAGTGCAGGTTGGGTTGGTCCAGATGATACGCTTAAACAAATTCAACAAGAGAAGGCCCGTAAAAAGGCAGAATGGAAAGAAAAGATTAAAAAATCTTGGACGAATAAAAAAAAACACTTTGGCTAA